A single region of the Gossypium arboreum isolate Shixiya-1 chromosome 12, ASM2569848v2, whole genome shotgun sequence genome encodes:
- the LOC108479719 gene encoding DNA mismatch repair protein PMS1 isoform X2 encodes MEGSPQSKSPVIKPINKGVVHRICSGQVILDLSSAVKELVENSLDAGATSIEIALKEYGEEWFQVIDNGCGISPANFKVVALKHHTSKLADFPDLESLTTFGFRGEALSSLCALGNLTIETRTKNEPVATHLTFDHSGLLIAEKKTARQIGTTVTVKKLFSNLPVRSKEFHRNIRKEYGKLISLLNAYALTAKGARLVCSNTSGKNLKSVVIKTQGSGSLKDSIIQVFGMNMFNCLEPMSICISDDCKIEGFLSKSGQGSGRSMGDRQYFFVNGRPVDMPKVSKLVNEIYKGANSKQYPVAIMNFIIPTRACDVNVTPDKRKVFFSDESMILQSLREGLQQIYSSSNASYIVNGVDDTKEADSFELCSSPEKSNILSEQSPSAGVNLKVSMREHSPEDKTSFRTVNINAQSLQLSEGSVSSDLENIPTLGVQGTNKVDGVIEANAGQLTYHMDDTAKKDLSGGLTLRHHEDSLKKDFTLQVHRMNKIDGFLEPNDGGLTTHMNSTASKSSSSPSTSIGKGNSVSRDCSSHSGYVQSSLNKFVTVNKRKHESISTVLSEVPVLRNQSLHYQSKNSNLNLRALGLRDQVDDSSKLNENEPRKFLRAHSILDEIENPSSPSGNTSGGKPGEESENHEKAVPSAGTEHSDLFHKNPEDVPEKASTVPTSESLSSALIVDASVPLSDKKICSTLEFRFEDLLTKRRQRMSRVLYTGYRFLSMKKTRCYTAATLELSQPQDVEQKVQALDAATRELEKLFKKEDFSRMKVVGQFNLGFIIGKLDEDLFIVDQHAADEKYNFEHLAQSTILNQQPLLRPLRLELSPEEEVVASMHMDIIRKNGFILEEDPHAPPGHHFNLRAVPFSKNITFGVEDVKDLISTLSDSQGECSIIGSYKMDTSDSVCPTRVRAMLASRACRSSVMVGDPLGRNEMQKIVEHLADLKSPWNCPHGRPTMRHLVDLTTLSKEPDENDTSC; translated from the exons ATGGAAGGATCGCCTCAATCTAAGTCCCCTGTAATTAAGCCCATTAACAAAGGCGTCGTTCACAGAATCTGCTCCGGTCAAGTCATATTAGACCTCTCCTCCGCCGTTAAGGAACTCGTTGAGAACAGCCTCGACGCTGGCGCCACCAGTATTGAAATCGCTCTCAAAGAGTACGGGGAAGAATGGTTTCAGGTCATCGATAATGGGTGTGGTATTTCACCTGCTAATTTCAAG gTCGTGGCTCTTAAACACCATACGTCGAAGCTTGCGGATTTTCCAGACCTTGAATCTCTGACTACGTTTGGATTTAGAGGGGAGGCATTGAGTTCGCTTTGCGCTTTGGGGAATCTGACTATTGAAACGAGAACGAAAAATGAACCCGTTGCAACGCATTTAACTTTTGATCATTCTGGTCTGTTGATAGCTGAGAAGAAAACTGCACGGCAAATTGGTACAACTGTCACTGTCAAGAAGTTGTTTTCGAATCTACCAGTGCGAAGCAAGGAATTTCATCGCAACATACGCAAGGAGTATGGCAAACTTATTTCCTTGTTGAAT GCATATGCACTTACGGCAAAAGGAGCCAGGTTAGTCTGCAGCAACACAAGCGGAAAGAATTTAAAGTCTGTGGTTATTAAAACGCAAGGAAGTGGTTCCCTCAAAGATAGCATCATACAAGTTTTTGGCATGAACATGTTTAACTGCTTAGAGCCTATGTCTATATGTATATCAGACGACTGCAAAATTGAAGGGTTTCTTTCTAAGTCTGGACAGGGTAGTGGCCGCAGTATGGGAGACAGACAATACTTTTTTGTAAATGGTAGGCCAGTGGATATGCCTAAAGTGAGCAAGCTTGTGAATGAAATATATAAAGGTGCAAACTCTAAGCAGTATCCTGTAGCCATAATGAATTTTATCATTCCAACTAGAGCATGTGATGTCAATGTCACTCCTGATAAAAGAAAAGTATTTTTTTCTGATGAAAGCATGATTTTGCAATCTTTGAGGGAGGGTTTGCAGCAGATATATTCCTCAAGTAATGCCAGTTATATTGTTAATGGAGTTGACGACACTAAGGAAGCAGATTCCTTTGAGCTTTGCTCTTCACCTGAAAAATCTAATATCCTTTCAGAGCAGTCACCTTCAGCTGGAGTCAATTTGAAAGTTTCCATGAGGGAACATTCTCCAGAGGATAAAACGTCCTTTAGAACTGTCAATATCAACGCTCAAAGTTTGCAGTTATCAGAAGGGTCAGTATCTAGTGATCTTGAGAACATACCGACTTTAGGAGTACAAGGGACAAACAAGGTCGATGGTGTTATTGAGGCTAATGCAGGGCAATTGACATATCATATGGATGATACAGCTAAAAAGGATTTATCAGGAGGATTAACCCTTAGACATCATGAGGATTCATTGAAGAAGGACTTCACCTTACAAGTACACAGAATGAATAAGATTGATGGTTTTTTGGAGCCTAACGATGGGGGTTTGACAACTCATATGAACAGTACAGCTAGCAAGAGCTCTTCATCCCCTTCAACTTCAATTGGGAAAGGAAATTCTGTAAGTAGAGATTGTAGTAGTCATTCAGGCTACGTTCAATCATCACTGAACAAATTTGTAACTGTAAATAAGAGGAAGCATGAAAGCATTAGTACCGTGTTATCTGAAGTGCCTGTCTTAAGAAATCAAAGTCTTCATTACCAATCGAAAAACAGCAATTTGAATCTGCGTGCTTTGGGCTTAAGAGATCAAGTTGATGATTCCTCCAAGTTGAATGAGAACGAGCCTAGAAAGTTTCTCAGAGCGCATAGCAtcttggatgaaattgaaaatcCTAGTTCTCCTAGTGGCAACACTAGTGGTGGAAAACCTGGAGAG GAATCTGAGAATCATGAAAAAGCAGTGCCTTCTGCTGGAACAGAACACAGTGATTTATTCCACAAAAATCCCGAGGATGTACCTGAAAAAGCATCTACAGTTCCAACATCAGAGTCTCTATCCTCTGCTTTAATTGTAGATGCTTCCGTACCTCTATCTGATAAAAAGATATGTTCTACCTTGGAGTTTAGATTTGAGGACTTATTGACAAAGAGGCGGCAGAGGATGTCAAGAGTACTATACACCGGTTACAGATTCCTCAGCATGAAGAAAACAAG GTGTTATACTGCTGCAACACTTGAGCTTTCTCAACCACAGGATGTGGAGCAAAAAGTACAAGCTTTAGATGCTGCTACTAGAGAGTTGGAGAAACTTTTCAAAAAAGAAGACTTTAGCCGAATGAAG GTGGTCGGGCAATTTAATCTTGGATTCATCATTGGGAAGTTAGATGAAGATTTATTTATTGTGGATCAG CATGCTGCTGATGAGAAATACAATTTTGAGCATCTGGCTCAATCAACCATCTTGAACCAGCAGCCTTTGCTTCG GCCTCTGAGATTGGAGCTATCTCCTGAAGAAGAAGTAGTTGCTTCAATGCATATGGACATAATCAG GAAAAATGGGTTTATTTTGGAAGAGGATCCACATGCTCCACCAGGGCACCATTTTAATCTCAGAGCTGTTCCCTTCAGTAAAAACATTACTTTTGGAGTTGAAG ATGTTAAAGATTTGATCTCTACTCTTTCTGATAGTCAAGGAGAATGTTCGATAATCGGTAGTTATAAAATGGACACATCTGATTCTGTTTGCCCAACTAGAGTTCGTGCAATGTTAGCATCACGTGCTTGCAGATCGTCTGTCATGGTAGGAGATCCACTTGGACGAAATGAAATGCAGAAG ATAGTAGAGCATTTGGCAGACTTGAAGTCTCCGTGGAATTGCCCACATGGACGGCCTACGATGCGACATTTGGTAGACCTGACAACCCTAAGCAAAGAACCGGATGAAAATGACACTAGCTGTTGA
- the LOC108479719 gene encoding DNA mismatch repair protein PMS1 isoform X1, whose amino-acid sequence MEGSPQSKSPVIKPINKGVVHRICSGQVILDLSSAVKELVENSLDAGATSIEIALKEYGEEWFQVIDNGCGISPANFKVVALKHHTSKLADFPDLESLTTFGFRGEALSSLCALGNLTIETRTKNEPVATHLTFDHSGLLIAEKKTARQIGTTVTVKKLFSNLPVRSKEFHRNIRKEYGKLISLLNAYALTAKGARLVCSNTSGKNLKSVVIKTQGSGSLKDSIIQVFGMNMFNCLEPMSICISDDCKIEGFLSKSGQGSGRSMGDRQYFFVNGRPVDMPKVSKLVNEIYKGANSKQYPVAIMNFIIPTRACDVNVTPDKRKVFFSDESMILQSLREGLQQIYSSSNASYIVNGVDDTKEADSFELCSSPEKSNILSEQSPSAGVNLKVSMREHSPEDKTSFRTVNINAQSLQLSEGSVSSDLENIPTLGVQGTNKVDGVIEANAGQLTYHMDDTAKKDLSGGLTLRHHEDSLKKDFTLQVHRMNKIDGFLEPNDGGLTTHMNSTASKSSSSPSTSIGKGNSVSRDCSSHSGYVQSSLNKFVTVNKRKHESISTVLSEVPVLRNQSLHYQSKNSNLNLRALGLRDQVDDSSKLNENEPRKFLRAHSILDEIENPSSPSGNTSGGKPGEESENHEKAVPSAGTEHSDLFHKNPEDVPEKASTVPTSESLSSALIVDASVPLSDKKICSTLEFRFEDLLTKRRQRMSRVLYTGYRFLSMKKTRSMKIFNPSSRIVIQFFFGNLIFDIVNRCYTAATLELSQPQDVEQKVQALDAATRELEKLFKKEDFSRMKVVGQFNLGFIIGKLDEDLFIVDQHAADEKYNFEHLAQSTILNQQPLLRPLRLELSPEEEVVASMHMDIIRKNGFILEEDPHAPPGHHFNLRAVPFSKNITFGVEDVKDLISTLSDSQGECSIIGSYKMDTSDSVCPTRVRAMLASRACRSSVMVGDPLGRNEMQKIVEHLADLKSPWNCPHGRPTMRHLVDLTTLSKEPDENDTSC is encoded by the exons ATGGAAGGATCGCCTCAATCTAAGTCCCCTGTAATTAAGCCCATTAACAAAGGCGTCGTTCACAGAATCTGCTCCGGTCAAGTCATATTAGACCTCTCCTCCGCCGTTAAGGAACTCGTTGAGAACAGCCTCGACGCTGGCGCCACCAGTATTGAAATCGCTCTCAAAGAGTACGGGGAAGAATGGTTTCAGGTCATCGATAATGGGTGTGGTATTTCACCTGCTAATTTCAAG gTCGTGGCTCTTAAACACCATACGTCGAAGCTTGCGGATTTTCCAGACCTTGAATCTCTGACTACGTTTGGATTTAGAGGGGAGGCATTGAGTTCGCTTTGCGCTTTGGGGAATCTGACTATTGAAACGAGAACGAAAAATGAACCCGTTGCAACGCATTTAACTTTTGATCATTCTGGTCTGTTGATAGCTGAGAAGAAAACTGCACGGCAAATTGGTACAACTGTCACTGTCAAGAAGTTGTTTTCGAATCTACCAGTGCGAAGCAAGGAATTTCATCGCAACATACGCAAGGAGTATGGCAAACTTATTTCCTTGTTGAAT GCATATGCACTTACGGCAAAAGGAGCCAGGTTAGTCTGCAGCAACACAAGCGGAAAGAATTTAAAGTCTGTGGTTATTAAAACGCAAGGAAGTGGTTCCCTCAAAGATAGCATCATACAAGTTTTTGGCATGAACATGTTTAACTGCTTAGAGCCTATGTCTATATGTATATCAGACGACTGCAAAATTGAAGGGTTTCTTTCTAAGTCTGGACAGGGTAGTGGCCGCAGTATGGGAGACAGACAATACTTTTTTGTAAATGGTAGGCCAGTGGATATGCCTAAAGTGAGCAAGCTTGTGAATGAAATATATAAAGGTGCAAACTCTAAGCAGTATCCTGTAGCCATAATGAATTTTATCATTCCAACTAGAGCATGTGATGTCAATGTCACTCCTGATAAAAGAAAAGTATTTTTTTCTGATGAAAGCATGATTTTGCAATCTTTGAGGGAGGGTTTGCAGCAGATATATTCCTCAAGTAATGCCAGTTATATTGTTAATGGAGTTGACGACACTAAGGAAGCAGATTCCTTTGAGCTTTGCTCTTCACCTGAAAAATCTAATATCCTTTCAGAGCAGTCACCTTCAGCTGGAGTCAATTTGAAAGTTTCCATGAGGGAACATTCTCCAGAGGATAAAACGTCCTTTAGAACTGTCAATATCAACGCTCAAAGTTTGCAGTTATCAGAAGGGTCAGTATCTAGTGATCTTGAGAACATACCGACTTTAGGAGTACAAGGGACAAACAAGGTCGATGGTGTTATTGAGGCTAATGCAGGGCAATTGACATATCATATGGATGATACAGCTAAAAAGGATTTATCAGGAGGATTAACCCTTAGACATCATGAGGATTCATTGAAGAAGGACTTCACCTTACAAGTACACAGAATGAATAAGATTGATGGTTTTTTGGAGCCTAACGATGGGGGTTTGACAACTCATATGAACAGTACAGCTAGCAAGAGCTCTTCATCCCCTTCAACTTCAATTGGGAAAGGAAATTCTGTAAGTAGAGATTGTAGTAGTCATTCAGGCTACGTTCAATCATCACTGAACAAATTTGTAACTGTAAATAAGAGGAAGCATGAAAGCATTAGTACCGTGTTATCTGAAGTGCCTGTCTTAAGAAATCAAAGTCTTCATTACCAATCGAAAAACAGCAATTTGAATCTGCGTGCTTTGGGCTTAAGAGATCAAGTTGATGATTCCTCCAAGTTGAATGAGAACGAGCCTAGAAAGTTTCTCAGAGCGCATAGCAtcttggatgaaattgaaaatcCTAGTTCTCCTAGTGGCAACACTAGTGGTGGAAAACCTGGAGAG GAATCTGAGAATCATGAAAAAGCAGTGCCTTCTGCTGGAACAGAACACAGTGATTTATTCCACAAAAATCCCGAGGATGTACCTGAAAAAGCATCTACAGTTCCAACATCAGAGTCTCTATCCTCTGCTTTAATTGTAGATGCTTCCGTACCTCTATCTGATAAAAAGATATGTTCTACCTTGGAGTTTAGATTTGAGGACTTATTGACAAAGAGGCGGCAGAGGATGTCAAGAGTACTATACACCGGTTACAGATTCCTCAGCATGAAGAAAACAAGGTCCATGAAAATATTCAATCCAAGTAGCAGAATAGTTATCCAGTTCTTTTTCGGCAATTTGATTTTCGATATTGTCAATAGGTGTTATACTGCTGCAACACTTGAGCTTTCTCAACCACAGGATGTGGAGCAAAAAGTACAAGCTTTAGATGCTGCTACTAGAGAGTTGGAGAAACTTTTCAAAAAAGAAGACTTTAGCCGAATGAAG GTGGTCGGGCAATTTAATCTTGGATTCATCATTGGGAAGTTAGATGAAGATTTATTTATTGTGGATCAG CATGCTGCTGATGAGAAATACAATTTTGAGCATCTGGCTCAATCAACCATCTTGAACCAGCAGCCTTTGCTTCG GCCTCTGAGATTGGAGCTATCTCCTGAAGAAGAAGTAGTTGCTTCAATGCATATGGACATAATCAG GAAAAATGGGTTTATTTTGGAAGAGGATCCACATGCTCCACCAGGGCACCATTTTAATCTCAGAGCTGTTCCCTTCAGTAAAAACATTACTTTTGGAGTTGAAG ATGTTAAAGATTTGATCTCTACTCTTTCTGATAGTCAAGGAGAATGTTCGATAATCGGTAGTTATAAAATGGACACATCTGATTCTGTTTGCCCAACTAGAGTTCGTGCAATGTTAGCATCACGTGCTTGCAGATCGTCTGTCATGGTAGGAGATCCACTTGGACGAAATGAAATGCAGAAG ATAGTAGAGCATTTGGCAGACTTGAAGTCTCCGTGGAATTGCCCACATGGACGGCCTACGATGCGACATTTGGTAGACCTGACAACCCTAAGCAAAGAACCGGATGAAAATGACACTAGCTGTTGA
- the LOC108478317 gene encoding thiamine pyrophosphokinase 1-like isoform X2, whose protein sequence is MPLFFPQEDASDVRRRYKPDVIKGDMDSIRREVLEFYASLGTEIVDKSHDQDTTDLHKCVTYIRDSASGLDKSNLCVLVVGALGGRFDHEMGNLNVICRFSSMRIVLLSNDSLIHLLPRTYCHEIHIQTSVEGPHCGLIPIGTPSKSSTTTGLQWDLNNTAMEFGGLVSTSNIVKEEKVTVQSDCDLLWTISIKKL, encoded by the exons ATGCCTCTGTTCTTCCCTCAGGAAGATGCCTCTGATGTTCGACGCag ATACAAGCCGGATGTAATTAAAGGAGATATGGATTCGATACGAAGAGAAGTTCTTGAGTTTTATGCCAGCCTT GGAACTGAAATTGTTGATAAATCTCATGATCAAGATACCACTGATCTACATAAATGTGTAACATACATTCGTGACTCTGCTTCGGGTTTGGATAAGTCTAAT CTTTGCGTTCTTGTTGTTGGAGCACTTGGTGGACGATTTGATCATGAGATGGGGAACCTAAATGTCATATGCCGTTTCTCGTCCATGCGAATAGTCCTTTTATCCAACGATAGTCTCATTCATCTCCTTCCAAGGACTTACTGTCACGAGATACATATCCAAACTTCCGTTGAGGGCCCGCACTGTGGACTCATCCCTATTGGGACGCCATCAAAAAGCAGTACAACGACCGGGCTTCAGTGGGACCTGA ATAACACAGCGATGGAATTTGGTGGTCTAGTAAGCACATCGAATATAGTTAAGGAAGAGAAAGTGACGGTGCAATCTGATTGTGACCTTCTTTGGACCATTTCCATTAAGAAGTTATAG
- the LOC108478317 gene encoding thiamine pyrophosphokinase 1-like isoform X1, producing MIAMDLMHHSSCFLLPTIPLQRRPSLTYALLVLNQNLPRFTPLLWNHAQLHLCADGGANRLYDEMPLFFPQEDASDVRRRYKPDVIKGDMDSIRREVLEFYASLGTEIVDKSHDQDTTDLHKCVTYIRDSASGLDKSNLCVLVVGALGGRFDHEMGNLNVICRFSSMRIVLLSNDSLIHLLPRTYCHEIHIQTSVEGPHCGLIPIGTPSKSSTTTGLQWDLNNTAMEFGGLVSTSNIVKEEKVTVQSDCDLLWTISIKKL from the exons ATGATAGCTATGGACCTTATGCACCATTCGTCCTGTTTTCTTCTCCCCACGATTCCCCTACAACGACGCCCTTCTCTAACGTACGCCCTGCTCGTTCTTAACCAAAACCTTCCCAGATTCACTCCTCTTCTCTGGAACCACG CTCAGCTTCACCTCTGTGCTGACGGTGGCGCCAATCGCTTGTATGATGAAATGCCTCTGTTCTTCCCTCAGGAAGATGCCTCTGATGTTCGACGCag ATACAAGCCGGATGTAATTAAAGGAGATATGGATTCGATACGAAGAGAAGTTCTTGAGTTTTATGCCAGCCTT GGAACTGAAATTGTTGATAAATCTCATGATCAAGATACCACTGATCTACATAAATGTGTAACATACATTCGTGACTCTGCTTCGGGTTTGGATAAGTCTAAT CTTTGCGTTCTTGTTGTTGGAGCACTTGGTGGACGATTTGATCATGAGATGGGGAACCTAAATGTCATATGCCGTTTCTCGTCCATGCGAATAGTCCTTTTATCCAACGATAGTCTCATTCATCTCCTTCCAAGGACTTACTGTCACGAGATACATATCCAAACTTCCGTTGAGGGCCCGCACTGTGGACTCATCCCTATTGGGACGCCATCAAAAAGCAGTACAACGACCGGGCTTCAGTGGGACCTGA ATAACACAGCGATGGAATTTGGTGGTCTAGTAAGCACATCGAATATAGTTAAGGAAGAGAAAGTGACGGTGCAATCTGATTGTGACCTTCTTTGGACCATTTCCATTAAGAAGTTATAG